From Pongo pygmaeus isolate AG05252 chromosome 22, NHGRI_mPonPyg2-v2.0_pri, whole genome shotgun sequence, one genomic window encodes:
- the LOC129022376 gene encoding homeobox protein cut-like 1 isoform X2 yields MGARRLTAPQPGSERAAGGVRAARAPGMPSCEAPAARPGELARRQRRRGGPGDDQGAPNKAALGGPEASASLGDRSAKLPVTPHRWRWPMACTDGARVGARARLGIGGIGRRGTF; encoded by the exons ATGGGCGCACGCCGGCTAACCGCGCCGCAGCCAGGCTCGGAGCGCGCGGCTGGAGGGGTGCGGGCGGCGCGCGCTCCAGGGATGCCTTCCTGCGAGGCTCCGGCAGCGCGGCCCGGGGAGCTCGCCCGCAGGCAGCGGAGGCGCGGCGGGCCGGGGGACGACCAGGGAGCCCCTAACAAAGCAGCTTTGGGAGGGCCAGAGGCCTCTGCCTCCCTCGGCGATAGGTCCGCGAAGCTGCCTGTCACCCCGCATAGGTGGAGGTGGCCAATGGCGTGCACAGACGGAGCTCGAGTTGGCGCGCGCGCGCGGCTCGGCATCGGTGGGATTGGTCGGAG GGGGACATTTTAG
- the LOC129022376 gene encoding homeobox protein cut-like 1 isoform X1: protein MGARRLTAPQPGSERAAGGVRAARAPGMPSCEAPAARPGELARRQRRRGGPGDDQGAPNKAALGGPEASASLGDRSAKLPVTPHRWRWPMACTDGARVGARARLGIGGIGRRLWGTRKRRRWRYSLERNLSLHEARASSSPEEL, encoded by the exons ATGGGCGCACGCCGGCTAACCGCGCCGCAGCCAGGCTCGGAGCGCGCGGCTGGAGGGGTGCGGGCGGCGCGCGCTCCAGGGATGCCTTCCTGCGAGGCTCCGGCAGCGCGGCCCGGGGAGCTCGCCCGCAGGCAGCGGAGGCGCGGCGGGCCGGGGGACGACCAGGGAGCCCCTAACAAAGCAGCTTTGGGAGGGCCAGAGGCCTCTGCCTCCCTCGGCGATAGGTCCGCGAAGCTGCCTGTCACCCCGCATAGGTGGAGGTGGCCAATGGCGTGCACAGACGGAGCTCGAGTTGGCGCGCGCGCGCGGCTCGGCATCGGTGGGATTGGTCGGAG GTTGTGGGGAACGCGGAAACGGAGACGCTGGCGGTACAGCCTCGAGCGAAACCTTTCCCTACACGAGGCCAGAGCTTCTTCCTCTCCTGAAGAGCTCTAG